One part of the Corynebacterium aurimucosum ATCC 700975 genome encodes these proteins:
- the trpB gene encoding tryptophan synthase subunit beta gives MTNDQDIRETILPAYFGEFGGQFVPESLIPALDQLEQAFVDAQNDPAFREELASYLRDYLGRPTPLTEATKLGGKARIFLKREDLVHGGAHKTNQVIGQALLAKRMGKTRIIAETGAGQHGTATALACALLDLDCVIYMGAKDVERQQPNVYRMELMGAKVVPVDSGSGTLKDAVNEALRDWTATFHESHYLLGTAAGPHPFPTIVREFHKVISEEAKAQMLERTGGLPDVVVACVGGGSNAIGMFADFIDEESVELVGAEPGGEGLDSGHHGATINNGTIGILHGARSYLMRNADGQVEESYSISAGLDYPGVGPQHAHLAQTGRATYIGITDAEALEAFQILSRREGIIPALESSHALAYALKRKDEDITILVSLSGLGDKDIDHVRRTLDTHPEFKITEDK, from the coding sequence ATGACCAACGATCAGGACATCAGGGAGACCATTCTTCCCGCCTACTTCGGTGAATTTGGCGGACAATTTGTTCCCGAATCACTCATTCCAGCACTCGACCAGCTCGAGCAAGCCTTCGTCGACGCCCAGAATGATCCGGCCTTCCGCGAGGAGCTTGCCAGCTACCTGCGGGACTACCTGGGCCGCCCCACGCCTCTCACCGAAGCGACCAAACTTGGCGGAAAGGCGCGCATCTTCCTCAAGCGTGAGGACCTCGTGCACGGAGGCGCTCACAAGACCAACCAGGTAATCGGCCAAGCGCTCTTGGCTAAGCGAATGGGCAAGACCCGCATTATCGCGGAGACCGGCGCCGGCCAGCATGGCACGGCGACCGCCCTCGCCTGTGCTCTGCTTGACCTCGATTGCGTAATCTACATGGGCGCAAAGGACGTCGAAAGGCAGCAGCCCAATGTCTACCGCATGGAACTCATGGGCGCGAAAGTTGTTCCCGTGGATTCTGGTTCCGGCACCCTCAAGGATGCTGTCAACGAAGCTCTCCGTGACTGGACCGCGACGTTCCACGAGTCTCACTACCTCCTAGGCACCGCGGCCGGCCCTCACCCCTTCCCGACGATTGTTCGAGAATTCCACAAAGTCATTTCTGAGGAAGCCAAGGCTCAAATGCTGGAGCGCACTGGCGGGCTCCCCGACGTGGTCGTCGCCTGCGTCGGCGGCGGCTCCAATGCCATTGGCATGTTTGCGGATTTCATCGACGAGGAATCAGTCGAACTCGTCGGTGCCGAGCCTGGGGGAGAGGGCCTAGACTCCGGCCACCATGGCGCCACGATCAACAACGGCACCATTGGCATCCTCCACGGTGCCCGCTCCTATCTCATGCGCAATGCTGACGGGCAAGTTGAGGAATCCTATTCTATTTCTGCCGGCCTCGATTACCCGGGTGTAGGCCCACAACACGCCCACCTCGCACAGACCGGCCGAGCCACTTATATCGGCATCACCGACGCCGAAGCACTCGAAGCCTTCCAGATTCTCAGCCGACGGGAGGGCATCATCCCAGCTCTCGAATCCTCGCATGCCCTTGCCTATGCACTCAAGCGCAAAGATGAGGACATCACCATTCTCGTTTCCCTTTCTGGCCTCGGTGACAAGGACATCGACCACGTTCGCCGCACCCTCGACACGCATCCCGAATTCAAGATCACGGAGGACAAGTAA
- the trpA gene encoding tryptophan synthase subunit alpha, whose protein sequence is MSRYEKLFSSLAARKEGAFVPFIMLSDPNPDTALAIVRAAVAGGADALELGVPFSDPVADGPTIQASHIRALAGGATVDSAIEQIRRIRNEFPDLPIGMLIYGNVPFTRGLETFYSEFQEAGADSILLPDVPVREGAPFVAAAEKAGIDPIFIAPAQASEQTLQGVAQYSKGYIYAISRDGVTGTEKESETRGLDEVVNNVKRFGGAPILLGFGISTPQHVADAIAAGAAGAITGSALTKIVDAHLDEEGRPADGLAAAVTGFVSKMKAATKHAES, encoded by the coding sequence ATGAGCCGCTACGAGAAACTTTTCTCCAGCCTCGCCGCCCGCAAGGAAGGGGCATTTGTCCCCTTCATCATGCTGAGCGATCCCAACCCAGACACCGCTCTCGCCATTGTTCGCGCCGCTGTCGCCGGTGGTGCCGACGCGCTCGAGCTCGGCGTCCCCTTCTCCGATCCGGTCGCCGACGGCCCCACCATTCAGGCCTCCCATATCCGCGCACTTGCAGGCGGCGCGACGGTCGACTCCGCGATCGAACAAATCCGCCGCATCCGAAACGAATTCCCCGACCTACCAATCGGCATGCTCATCTACGGAAACGTTCCCTTCACTCGCGGGTTAGAGACCTTCTACTCCGAGTTCCAGGAAGCGGGTGCCGATAGCATCTTGCTTCCCGACGTCCCCGTTCGCGAAGGCGCACCTTTCGTCGCCGCTGCCGAAAAAGCCGGAATTGACCCAATCTTTATCGCCCCGGCTCAAGCATCTGAACAAACTCTCCAGGGAGTGGCTCAGTACTCCAAGGGCTATATCTACGCTATCTCGCGCGACGGCGTCACTGGCACCGAGAAGGAGTCGGAAACTCGCGGGCTCGATGAAGTGGTGAATAACGTGAAGCGCTTCGGTGGAGCGCCGATTCTTCTTGGGTTCGGTATCTCGACGCCTCAGCACGTCGCCGACGCAATCGCCGCCGGCGCAGCTGGTGCAATCACCGGTTCCGCTTTAACGAAGATTGTCGACGCCCACCTCGACGAAGAAGGCCGCCCCGCCGACGGGCTCGCCGCTGCGGTCACCGGCTTTGTCTCCAAGATGAAGGCCGCTACCAAACATGCAGAATCCTAA
- a CDS encoding HNH endonuclease signature motif containing protein, with protein MDHRINYSDGGQTHASNLVALCQHHHNMKTDGRAFYILDPVTGDVVWLFEDGTWAVTEATGPLAPASKVWARTIAEDVISHRRKMHEEAKALKVELDGGEMVEIFDRTDPADRYSSGHEDIPF; from the coding sequence TTGGACCATCGGATCAACTATTCCGATGGTGGCCAGACGCATGCATCCAATTTGGTTGCTCTTTGCCAGCACCACCACAACATGAAAACTGATGGGCGGGCCTTCTATATCCTAGACCCAGTTACCGGTGACGTTGTGTGGTTGTTTGAGGACGGAACCTGGGCGGTGACCGAGGCAACTGGTCCCCTGGCTCCGGCGTCAAAGGTGTGGGCGCGAACCATTGCGGAGGATGTCATTTCCCACCGTCGGAAGATGCACGAAGAAGCAAAAGCCTTGAAGGTGGAGCTGGACGGCGGTGAAATGGTCGAAATATTCGACAGGACGGACCCAGCAGATCGTTACTCGAGTGGGCACGAGGATATCCCCTTCTAG
- the istA gene encoding IS21 family transposase, translating into MTDYRAVMTLLIRKRSYRQIEDQLGCSHRAISRANQALRSLGLTTAQQVAALTNDELDEIFVDKRSSGQGEFVPIDFDAVVKARTGRVKQTLQVLWARYTTIPAQPGQRHYSYDRFRQLVASHVDAAGLTARITHAPGHTMQVDWAGTKMCLYDPAGTPGAKVSIFVAALPYSGMLFACACIDQRQQSWLDTHRQAFDYFGGVCQVVVPDNASTASNAISTADRNRKVNDTYQQFLEHYNTAALPTRARRPKDKANVEAAVKIVTHKVIHALEGHQCVDLDELNGKIVDLVDAINRSVPFRSQHISRRDLFEEHEQHLLADLPTTPWQHTEWKRAKVAPDFHITVATVRYSVPHQLVGRTVDVRITGQVLTVFDQGTTVATHQVSHKRGAYVTDYEHIPSGMDSTRGLWTSDYFYREASKTGPATRKVIEELIAAKAIPAQAYQSCRNVLSMGKHGNKPILEEACQRLTANDGSRRAVSYTAVKNMMAAIRKEHATRPRGLDQAPRSTTTNQPTAPVVTDRDTTGAFLGGAEQFSMDNLAKKGN; encoded by the coding sequence ATGACGGATTACCGTGCGGTGATGACGCTGCTGATTAGGAAGCGTTCTTACCGCCAGATTGAAGACCAACTCGGGTGCTCGCACCGCGCGATTTCCCGAGCGAACCAAGCGCTGCGAAGCCTTGGCTTGACCACTGCCCAGCAGGTCGCGGCGTTGACGAATGACGAGCTGGACGAGATATTCGTTGACAAGCGCAGTAGCGGGCAAGGCGAGTTCGTCCCGATTGACTTTGACGCGGTCGTCAAAGCACGCACAGGGCGTGTGAAGCAAACACTGCAAGTATTGTGGGCTCGGTACACCACGATCCCCGCCCAGCCGGGTCAGCGTCACTACAGCTACGACCGGTTCCGCCAGTTGGTTGCTTCCCATGTCGATGCGGCCGGGCTTACCGCCCGGATCACCCATGCACCAGGGCATACGATGCAGGTGGATTGGGCGGGGACCAAGATGTGCCTGTACGACCCTGCGGGCACACCGGGTGCGAAAGTCAGCATTTTCGTTGCCGCGCTGCCGTATTCAGGGATGCTGTTTGCCTGTGCGTGTATTGACCAGCGGCAACAGTCCTGGCTTGATACCCACCGTCAAGCGTTTGACTACTTTGGTGGGGTCTGCCAGGTTGTTGTCCCCGATAACGCGTCGACGGCATCAAACGCGATCAGCACTGCCGATAGGAATCGGAAGGTCAACGACACTTACCAGCAGTTCTTGGAGCACTACAACACAGCAGCACTTCCTACGCGCGCGCGTCGGCCGAAGGATAAAGCGAATGTGGAAGCTGCGGTAAAGATCGTCACACACAAAGTCATCCACGCCCTTGAAGGCCACCAGTGTGTTGACTTGGACGAGCTCAACGGAAAGATTGTGGACTTAGTCGATGCAATCAACAGGTCCGTGCCGTTTCGCAGTCAGCACATCAGCCGCAGGGATCTCTTCGAAGAACACGAGCAGCATCTCCTTGCTGACCTGCCGACAACCCCATGGCAGCACACCGAGTGGAAGCGCGCGAAAGTGGCCCCTGATTTCCATATCACGGTTGCAACGGTGCGCTACTCCGTCCCGCATCAGCTTGTTGGCCGCACTGTCGATGTGCGCATCACAGGCCAGGTCTTGACCGTCTTTGATCAGGGGACGACCGTGGCAACCCACCAGGTTTCGCATAAGCGTGGGGCCTATGTCACTGACTATGAGCACATTCCATCTGGAATGGACTCCACCCGTGGACTGTGGACTAGTGACTACTTTTATCGCGAAGCCAGCAAAACCGGCCCGGCAACACGCAAGGTCATCGAAGAACTCATCGCGGCGAAAGCCATCCCGGCCCAGGCGTACCAGTCTTGCCGAAATGTGCTTTCGATGGGCAAACACGGCAACAAACCAATCCTGGAAGAGGCATGCCAGCGCCTGACCGCCAACGACGGCAGCCGACGGGCGGTGTCATATACCGCAGTCAAAAACATGATGGCCGCCATACGCAAAGAACACGCCACCCGGCCCCGCGGATTAGACCAAGCCCCGCGCAGCACCACAACCAACCAGCCCACCGCCCCTGTAGTCACCGACCGGGATACCACCGGCGCGTTTCTCGGCGGTGCAGAACAGTTCAGCATGGACAACCTCGCAAAGAAAGGAAACTAA
- a CDS encoding ATP-binding protein yields MSSPTPPTDRFLDESVLPDFTALRMTAFGRSVIDIANDPAFDTWTFSQKVLYALDKEVAARRERRINKLLKASRSPNLDACLENVVCTPDRNINPEQVSRLAHGQWCHLGQNIVILGKSSVGKTYLAQALITAACRNDYSARFYRTDMLAAELAVLQPDDPARLKFIQHLHDVDVLVLDDFLTTPVDAATAHQLLNILAGREGKVSTIVTSQFTPLEWYKSIPDAVISESILNRLVSGAEIITLEGPNMRLNTNA; encoded by the coding sequence TTGTCATCACCAACCCCGCCAACAGATCGCTTCCTTGACGAATCCGTCCTGCCCGACTTCACCGCGCTGCGGATGACAGCCTTCGGCAGAAGCGTCATCGACATCGCCAACGATCCCGCATTCGACACATGGACGTTTTCCCAAAAGGTGCTCTACGCACTCGATAAAGAAGTCGCGGCCAGGCGTGAACGACGCATCAACAAACTGCTGAAAGCATCCCGATCGCCAAACCTTGATGCTTGCCTTGAAAACGTGGTCTGCACACCTGACCGCAACATCAACCCCGAGCAAGTCAGCAGACTCGCTCACGGACAATGGTGCCACCTGGGCCAAAACATTGTCATCCTGGGCAAATCCTCAGTCGGCAAAACCTACCTCGCCCAAGCCCTGATCACAGCAGCATGCCGCAACGACTACTCAGCACGGTTCTACCGCACCGACATGCTCGCCGCCGAACTAGCAGTCCTCCAACCCGATGACCCCGCACGACTGAAGTTCATCCAGCACCTCCACGACGTCGACGTCCTGGTCCTCGATGACTTCCTGACCACACCTGTTGATGCCGCAACCGCGCACCAACTTCTCAACATCCTCGCCGGGCGTGAAGGCAAAGTCTCAACGATAGTGACCTCACAATTCACCCCACTGGAGTGGTACAAGTCCATCCCCGACGCCGTGATCTCCGAGTCAATCCTCAACCGACTCGTCTCCGGCGCCGAGATCATCACACTCGAAGGACCAAACATGCGCCTGAACACCAACGCATAA
- a CDS encoding dicarboxylate/amino acid:cation symporter: MTFKSVLNSLLFKIIVAIVLGIIVSQFAPEWFGRAFATYNGLFSNFLGFFIPILILALVAPAIAGLGRGAGKWLGITAGIAYGSTIVAGLVAYGLTQALYPTLLAGQTLNTEVSDIDAGALEPYFTVEMPAPFEVMTALLLSFCIGVAMTTVKSDNLYAITKEFENVVIKVIWGFVIPLLPIYIFGMFLSLGMNGNIGTVLIAFTKVLLLAVVMTLVYLVLQYVIAGAIAGKNPFSALKNMAPAYFTALGTSSSAATIPVTLGATLKNGISKPVAGFVIPLCATIHLSGSMIKLTLYAFAIVFMADGMEADLGKALGFILLLGIMMIAAPGVPGGAVMVAVGLLQANMGFDDSMVALMIAAYIAIDSVGTAANVTGDGAIAMIVDRFARDKIEGLEAEVDSSAANEEAATP; encoded by the coding sequence ATGACATTCAAGAGTGTTCTCAACTCTCTGCTGTTCAAGATTATCGTCGCGATAGTTTTGGGCATCATCGTTAGCCAGTTTGCCCCAGAGTGGTTTGGCAGGGCTTTTGCCACATATAACGGCCTGTTCTCAAACTTCCTCGGCTTCTTCATCCCCATTCTTATTCTTGCGCTCGTGGCTCCGGCAATTGCCGGCCTCGGGCGGGGCGCCGGCAAGTGGCTGGGCATCACTGCGGGAATTGCCTATGGCTCAACCATCGTGGCGGGCCTTGTTGCGTATGGTCTGACCCAGGCCCTGTACCCCACTTTGCTGGCTGGACAAACGCTCAATACCGAGGTATCCGACATCGATGCTGGTGCACTCGAGCCCTATTTCACTGTTGAGATGCCAGCACCATTTGAGGTGATGACGGCCCTACTTCTGTCCTTCTGCATTGGCGTGGCCATGACCACTGTGAAATCCGACAATCTCTATGCGATTACCAAGGAATTCGAAAACGTTGTTATCAAGGTGATCTGGGGCTTCGTTATCCCACTTCTGCCGATCTACATTTTCGGTATGTTCCTCTCGCTGGGCATGAACGGAAACATCGGCACGGTTCTGATCGCCTTCACGAAGGTACTTTTGCTCGCAGTTGTGATGACCTTGGTTTACCTTGTGCTCCAATACGTCATTGCTGGTGCCATTGCAGGTAAGAATCCGTTCAGCGCTTTGAAGAACATGGCACCGGCCTACTTCACGGCGCTGGGTACATCCTCCTCGGCGGCTACTATTCCGGTTACCTTGGGTGCCACTTTGAAGAATGGGATTTCCAAGCCTGTTGCTGGCTTCGTTATCCCCCTTTGCGCGACCATTCACCTCTCCGGTTCGATGATCAAGCTGACTCTATATGCCTTTGCGATCGTGTTCATGGCTGACGGTATGGAAGCTGATTTGGGTAAGGCTCTCGGATTCATTCTTCTTCTTGGCATTATGATGATCGCTGCCCCTGGCGTTCCGGGTGGTGCTGTGATGGTCGCTGTGGGTCTGTTGCAGGCCAATATGGGCTTCGATGATTCGATGGTGGCATTGATGATTGCTGCCTACATTGCCATCGACTCTGTTGGTACTGCTGCGAACGTTACTGGCGACGGCGCTATTGCGATGATCGTTGACCGCTTCGCACGGGACAAGATCGAAGGCTTGGAAGCTGAAGTTGATTCCTCTGCCGCCAACGAGGAGGCCGCCACACCCTAA
- a CDS encoding SdpI family protein: MLVVGIIFLILAAVLIVVGGLATLRKLPGNSVVGLRLAEIRKSKEAWDNAHAVAGPFWFLGGIALIFGGIIALRAEGWMWLIPALTFVVAVLALSIGSNMGARASYLWNQAHKEEEGCGDSCNCGNGGCGGEAPTVDVSAARAAAERADNMNKN; the protein is encoded by the coding sequence ATGCTCGTAGTCGGAATCATTTTCCTCATCTTGGCCGCGGTCCTTATTGTCGTCGGCGGCCTTGCCACGCTCCGCAAGCTTCCTGGAAATAGCGTCGTTGGTTTACGCTTGGCGGAGATCCGCAAATCTAAAGAAGCCTGGGATAACGCCCACGCTGTCGCGGGCCCGTTCTGGTTCCTGGGCGGTATCGCTTTAATATTCGGTGGCATCATCGCACTGCGCGCGGAGGGATGGATGTGGCTTATCCCCGCGCTCACCTTCGTCGTCGCAGTCCTCGCGCTGTCCATCGGTTCAAACATGGGCGCCCGCGCCTCCTACCTGTGGAACCAAGCCCACAAAGAGGAAGAAGGCTGCGGTGATTCCTGCAACTGCGGCAATGGCGGGTGCGGGGGAGAAGCGCCGACTGTAGACGTCTCCGCGGCCCGCGCAGCCGCGGAACGCGCCGATAACATGAACAAGAATTAG
- a CDS encoding Rieske (2Fe-2S) protein: protein MTTCSRRLFLLGTATTFAGVYLAACGKEPSAEIAATEIPVGSAIIVDKVIFAQPTEGEFKAYSQTCPHQGSLITKIEGMTATCTSHYSSFDLSSGEVTGGPSPKPLTEYGVENNGGTIKNVSA, encoded by the coding sequence ATGACTACATGTTCACGCCGTCTCTTCCTGCTTGGTACCGCCACCACCTTTGCCGGGGTTTACCTCGCCGCTTGCGGCAAGGAGCCTTCCGCAGAGATCGCTGCGACAGAAATCCCCGTCGGCTCAGCCATCATTGTGGACAAAGTGATTTTCGCTCAACCCACAGAAGGGGAGTTCAAGGCATACTCGCAGACCTGCCCACACCAGGGCTCCCTCATTACGAAAATTGAGGGAATGACTGCCACCTGCACTAGCCACTACTCCAGCTTTGACCTCAGTAGTGGTGAAGTCACCGGCGGACCCAGCCCCAAACCGCTTACAGAGTATGGCGTAGAAAACAACGGGGGAACAATCAAGAACGTCTCCGCCTAA
- a CDS encoding bile acid:sodium symporter family protein: MIERLKRLDPLIVLILFAVAIAIVFPARGSFADGFDVFTNIAIALLFFLYGARLSTREAVNGIKHWKLHLTILAFTFVVYPIIGLALRPLTAFIPNDLYLGILYLTLVPSTVQSSVAFTSIARGNVPGAIVSASASNLAGVVITPLLVMALMGAGDGIHIDSSVFFEISVLLLLPFVLGQLTRKWVGNLAASKATKVVDRGSIAMVVYAAFSKGMVDGIWASISVWQILFQIVFSTAFVFFMLWLTKIVSKKLGFSREDIIAIQFCGSKKSLATGLPMASVIFASGGTSLGLLILPLMIYHQVQLMICASMAARYARVE; the protein is encoded by the coding sequence ATGATTGAGCGCCTCAAAAGACTCGACCCCCTCATCGTCCTCATCCTCTTCGCCGTCGCAATCGCTATCGTTTTTCCCGCGCGCGGAAGCTTTGCAGACGGCTTCGATGTCTTCACAAATATTGCGATCGCCCTTCTCTTCTTCCTCTACGGCGCTCGACTCTCAACGCGCGAAGCCGTCAACGGCATCAAACACTGGAAGCTCCATCTCACCATTCTGGCGTTTACCTTCGTGGTCTACCCGATCATCGGCCTCGCGCTCCGCCCGCTCACCGCGTTCATCCCCAACGATCTTTACTTGGGAATTCTCTACCTCACGCTCGTACCATCCACGGTGCAATCATCGGTAGCCTTTACCTCAATCGCGCGAGGAAATGTTCCCGGAGCAATCGTCTCCGCGTCTGCATCAAACCTTGCCGGAGTCGTGATTACTCCATTGCTGGTCATGGCACTCATGGGCGCGGGAGACGGCATCCATATCGATAGTTCGGTTTTCTTTGAGATTTCCGTGCTGCTGCTACTGCCCTTCGTGCTCGGCCAACTCACCAGAAAATGGGTCGGCAACCTCGCAGCAAGCAAAGCCACGAAGGTGGTGGACCGTGGCTCCATCGCGATGGTGGTGTATGCAGCCTTTTCGAAAGGAATGGTTGACGGGATCTGGGCGTCGATTAGCGTATGGCAGATCCTGTTTCAGATTGTGTTCTCAACTGCATTCGTCTTCTTCATGCTGTGGTTAACCAAGATCGTGAGTAAAAAGTTGGGATTCAGCAGGGAAGACATCATCGCTATCCAGTTCTGTGGCTCGAAAAAATCCTTGGCCACAGGCCTTCCCATGGCATCGGTCATCTTCGCCTCTGGCGGTACCTCTCTGGGGCTGCTCATCCTCCCGCTCATGATTTACCACCAAGTGCAGCTTATGATTTGCGCGTCTATGGCGGCTCGCTACGCGCGGGTAGAGTGA
- a CDS encoding AzlC family ABC transporter permease has product MRAEIIKAVRTCMPIAVGVVPLGLAFGVLMVQTGFDWWWTPIFSIVIYAGSMEFLAISMVTGGVTPAVAAVTGFMVNFRHIFYGLTFPRDEISSRLGRAYSTYALTDESYAVLSAFPRNSRPSGVFVFSVQLYCQVLWVGSGIIGAVAGQAIPPSVKGLEFALVALFIVLAIDSFQNNKDYSLPLSAAALGILASFLFPGQLLMVALSAYFVLLVVRYFSPRIDNALILRREPTCQAE; this is encoded by the coding sequence ATGCGTGCGGAGATCATTAAGGCAGTACGGACCTGCATGCCCATCGCCGTCGGGGTGGTGCCGCTGGGCCTTGCCTTCGGCGTGCTCATGGTCCAGACCGGTTTCGACTGGTGGTGGACCCCCATCTTTTCCATCGTTATTTACGCTGGCTCGATGGAATTCCTTGCCATTTCCATGGTGACCGGCGGCGTGACGCCCGCCGTTGCCGCGGTGACGGGTTTCATGGTCAATTTTCGGCACATTTTCTACGGTCTGACCTTTCCACGCGATGAGATTTCGAGCCGCCTCGGCCGCGCCTATTCGACATACGCGCTGACCGACGAATCCTATGCCGTCCTTTCCGCCTTTCCCCGAAACTCTCGCCCAAGCGGCGTGTTTGTTTTTAGCGTGCAGCTGTATTGCCAAGTGCTGTGGGTCGGCTCCGGGATCATCGGCGCGGTGGCAGGCCAGGCCATTCCGCCCTCGGTGAAGGGCTTGGAGTTTGCCCTCGTTGCCCTGTTCATTGTGCTTGCCATTGACTCTTTCCAGAACAACAAGGATTACTCCCTCCCTCTGTCTGCGGCGGCTCTGGGAATCCTCGCGAGCTTTCTATTTCCTGGGCAGCTGCTCATGGTGGCGCTGAGTGCCTACTTTGTACTCTTGGTGGTGCGCTACTTCTCCCCGCGTATCGACAATGCGCTGATTCTGCGGAGGGAGCCGACATGCCAGGCGGAGTAA
- a CDS encoding YqgE/AlgH family protein yields the protein MYADRLFNALERNDPAPGQLLVAAPDVLAPHYNRSVILITEQHAGHTYGVDLTKRSEVAVFNVMPEWLPVVAKPQALYIGGPHNQQAAIGVALTKQGVDIEKQPALSRLAPRVALVDLRVGPDAVTELVEGMRFFAGHFEWGPGELDEEIDRGEWYVAPALPQDVVSSGSTDTWSDVMRRQAMPLPLFATFPRYIDEDN from the coding sequence ATGTACGCAGACAGACTCTTCAACGCCCTTGAGCGCAACGATCCCGCCCCTGGCCAGCTTCTCGTGGCGGCTCCCGACGTGCTCGCGCCCCACTACAATCGCTCCGTCATTCTCATCACTGAGCAGCATGCCGGGCATACCTATGGCGTGGACCTGACTAAACGCTCCGAGGTCGCCGTTTTCAACGTTATGCCGGAGTGGTTACCTGTGGTTGCTAAGCCGCAGGCCCTCTACATCGGTGGTCCGCACAATCAGCAGGCGGCCATTGGTGTGGCGCTGACTAAGCAGGGCGTGGACATTGAGAAGCAGCCGGCGCTGAGCCGCCTGGCCCCACGTGTGGCACTCGTCGATCTGCGCGTCGGTCCGGATGCCGTCACCGAATTAGTAGAGGGTATGCGCTTTTTTGCCGGTCATTTCGAGTGGGGCCCGGGTGAGCTCGATGAGGAAATTGACCGCGGTGAGTGGTACGTGGCCCCTGCCCTGCCCCAGGACGTGGTCTCCTCAGGCTCTACGGACACGTGGTCGGATGTCATGCGCCGCCAGGCCATGCCCCTGCCGCTGTTTGCCACTTTCCCGCGCTATATCGATGAAGATAATTAG
- a CDS encoding CCA tRNA nucleotidyltransferase, whose product MNFQDTQLIGVLARADATVSRLSGLLSGLVERFALHDAPLYLVGGSVRDALLGRLGNDLDFTTPARPDVVYSILEEWAETVWDTGIDFGTVSAAYKGQQIEITTFRSDSYDGQSRNPEVMYGDTLEGDLVRRDFKVNAMAIELRSDGTREFHDPMGGLDDLAKRILDTPDAPEISFHDDPLRMLRAARFAAQLEFDVAQRVRDAMIDMAGEIQRITVERVQVELNKLICGTAPWKGIDLLVDSGIADYVFPEIPALRMAPDEHAQHKDVYAHSLTVLRQAMEQEEEGPDLILRWAALLHDIGKPDTRDTTDGKVSFHHHEVVGAKLTRKRLRKLKFPKATTEDIGQLVYLHMRFHGFGDGQWTDSAVRRYVTDAGDLLPRLHKLVRADCTTRNERKARRLQRTYDQLEERIADIAAKEDLARVRPDLDGNEIMEILGLEPGPEVGKAWSYLKELRLEEGPLEREVAIAKLREWWNSR is encoded by the coding sequence GTGAATTTTCAGGACACTCAGCTAATCGGCGTTCTTGCCCGCGCGGACGCTACCGTCAGCCGGCTCAGTGGCCTCTTAAGCGGCCTGGTGGAGCGCTTTGCGCTTCACGACGCCCCCCTCTACCTCGTCGGCGGCTCCGTCCGCGATGCCCTACTTGGCCGTCTGGGCAACGATCTCGACTTCACCACTCCGGCTCGGCCCGATGTGGTTTATTCCATTCTCGAAGAGTGGGCGGAGACCGTATGGGATACCGGCATTGACTTCGGTACGGTTTCGGCGGCCTATAAGGGCCAGCAGATTGAAATCACGACTTTCCGCTCAGATAGCTATGACGGGCAGTCCCGCAACCCCGAGGTCATGTACGGCGATACCCTCGAGGGTGATCTCGTGCGCCGCGATTTCAAGGTCAATGCCATGGCCATCGAGCTGCGCTCGGACGGCACGCGTGAATTCCACGATCCGATGGGTGGGCTTGATGACTTGGCGAAGCGCATCCTCGATACCCCGGATGCGCCGGAGATTTCTTTCCACGATGATCCCCTCCGCATGCTTCGTGCTGCGCGTTTTGCGGCGCAATTGGAGTTTGACGTCGCCCAGCGCGTGCGCGATGCCATGATCGACATGGCAGGCGAAATCCAGCGCATCACCGTGGAGCGCGTGCAGGTGGAGCTCAACAAGCTCATCTGTGGCACCGCGCCGTGGAAGGGCATTGACCTGCTCGTTGATTCCGGTATTGCGGACTATGTTTTTCCGGAGATTCCGGCGTTGCGCATGGCTCCCGACGAGCACGCGCAGCATAAGGACGTGTACGCGCACTCGCTGACCGTACTGCGCCAGGCCATGGAGCAGGAGGAAGAAGGCCCGGACCTGATTCTGCGCTGGGCGGCCCTGCTCCATGACATCGGCAAGCCGGATACCCGTGACACCACCGATGGCAAGGTCAGCTTCCACCATCACGAGGTGGTGGGCGCGAAGCTCACCCGCAAGCGCCTGCGCAAGCTGAAGTTCCCCAAGGCTACGACCGAGGACATCGGCCAGCTGGTCTACTTACACATGCGTTTTCACGGCTTCGGCGATGGCCAGTGGACCGATTCTGCTGTACGCCGCTACGTCACCGATGCCGGTGATCTCCTCCCGCGCCTGCACAAGCTTGTGCGCGCAGATTGCACTACCCGTAATGAGCGCAAGGCCCGCCGCCTGCAGCGCACCTACGATCAGCTGGAAGAGCGCATCGCGGATATCGCCGCCAAGGAGGATCTCGCTCGCGTACGTCCCGACCTCGACGGCAACGAGATTATGGAGATACTCGGCCTTGAGCCCGGTCCCGAGGTGGGCAAGGCGTGGTCTTACCTCAAGGAGCTGCGCCTCGAGGAAGGCCCGCTGGAGCGCGAAGTTGCTATTGCGAAGCTGCGCGAGTGGTGGAATTCTAGATAG